A region from the Raphanus sativus cultivar WK10039 unplaced genomic scaffold, ASM80110v3 Scaffold2635, whole genome shotgun sequence genome encodes:
- the LOC108833329 gene encoding uncharacterized protein LOC108833329: MSTLDSLNQIRRAQEQQHSFLFKIMRSPMMLGGQLFGRSSLQSVGLQRQREGAAANSQPIEPREEVVPVERDFRVLHPSRRNGAKWFKNNTEISTRVRKIIEGCFKGPWYSWRKVPQFYKDAWYSTFKTKYEWHVSIEALVKANFDKLAATRLKGMVSLAKSNGEKPDWILSEYWREMSDYWKTPKAKEKSEKARAARLFDRDGLGPHSHRSGSRSYAKVQDNLIANNEDSSFIAVLKKTHQKSDGSYGDEKARLIAEKYDEYVQERLSQVEPSNGEVLMDSLTVEERNEIYVKVAGITKQGRVFGLGSLQSGVCMPLDGSSGSPQAVEDDGTLTHRVKELESELQKSNEEKVQFQNRIEAMEKILKTAFGENVLTPTDASPLA; encoded by the exons ATGCGTTCACCAATGATGTTAGGCGGTCAATTGTTTGGAAGATCATCTCTTCAATCCGTTGGTCTCCAGAGACAGAGGGAAGGAGCTGCTGCAAATTCCCAACCAATTGAACCAAGAGAAGAAGTCGTACCTGTTGAACGAGATTTTCGAGTGCTTCATCCTTCGAGAAGGAATGGTGCTAAATG GTTCAAGAACAACACTGAAATATCAACCCGTGTTAGGAAAATTATTGAAGGGTGTTTTAAAGGACCATGGTACAGCTGGAGAAAAGTACCACAGTTTTACAAAGATGCTTGGTATTCAACATTTAAG ACTAAGTATGAGTGGCATGTATCTATTGAGGCTCTAGTGAAAGCTAACTTTGATAAGCTAGCTGCCACTCGCCTCAAAGGAATGGTGAGCCTTGCAAAATCCAATGGAGAAAAACCTGATTGGATTCTTTCAGAATACTGGCGAGAAATGTCAGACTACTGGAAGACACCAAAAGCCAAAGAAAAAAGTGAGAAAGCTCGTGCAGCTCGATTGTTTGATCGTGATGGTTTAGGTCCACACAGCCATAGATCAGGCTCACGTTCCTATGCCAAAGTTCAAGATAATCTG ATAGCAAATAATGAAGACTCTTCCTTCATTGCTGTGTTGAAGAAAACACACCAGAAATCAGATGGCTCATATGGTGATGAAAAGGCACGCTTAATTGCGGAGAAATATGATGAATATGTGCAGGAACGATTGTCACAGGTTGAGCCTTCTAATGGAGAGGTTCTGATGGATTCTCTTACTGTGGAGGAAAGAAATGAAATCTATGTAAAG gtTGCTGGAATTACAAAACAAGGTCGTGTGTTTGGACTTGGGTCACTTCAAAGTGGAGTTTGTATGCCACTAGATGGTTCTTCAGGTTCACCACAAGCTGTTGAAGATGATGGTACTTTAACTCACCGAGTCAAAGAGCTTGAGTCAGAGTTGCAAAAGAGTAATGAAGAGAAAGTTCAGTTTCAGAATAGGATTGAAGCAATGGAGAAGATATTGAAGACTGCTTTTGGTGAAAATGTGTTGACTCCAACAGATGCAAGCCCACTCGCATGA